In Elusimicrobiota bacterium, the genomic window TATCGGTAAGCCAGCAGGAATACTTTTTGCAGAAGAACTTTTATTCAAAGGAACAAAATGGGAAAAGTTATTAAAGGAAGGTTCAGCGCGTGATTATCAAATAACCTATAAGACAAAGACTGGTGAAAAAATACCGGTAAGTTTTTCCGGTTCAATTATGAGAGATAAAGAAGGCGAACTTATTGGTATTGTAGGTATCGCTCATGATATGAGACAAATAATAGCATTACAGGAAAAAGAAATTACAGCAAAAGCAGAAGCAGAAAAAGCAGCGATAAGCCGAGTATCTGGTGTTCTTGCACATGAAATGAATACACCGCTTATGGGTATATTGGGTCTTGCAAGAATATTAGAGAAAAACATTGATTTGAAAGAGTCTGATCTAAAAGAAAATACAGTTACAATTCAACAGTTAACATACAAATGTAGTGAAATAGTAAAGAAAATTGCTACTCTTGCTAAGCCGGTAGAATTGAAGTTTGATAAAATATCCAAAAACGAATTTATAGATATTGTAGAAAATGCACTATCAGTATTGAGAGGAAGTTTTCAAGCAAACCAAATAGAAGTAATTAAAAGCTATACAGCTGACGAATTTACTGTAAAGATAGATAGAAATGAGATGTCCTCTGTTTTCAGTAATATATTAACCAACAGTATAAAAGCAATGCCTGACGGTGGTGGAAAACTAACAATTAGCATAAGTTGTCATACTGAACGAAGTGAAGTATCTCAAAAACAAGATTCTTCGGCTTCGCCTCAGAATGACTTTGTTGAGGTTGTTTTCAAAGATACAGGTAAAGGAATAGAAAAAGAAAACTTAAAGAAAATATTTGAGCTGTATTTTTCAGAGTTAAAAGCGGATATTGGCGGTATTGGGTTAGGTCTATCAGAAAGTCAGAAGATTGTAAAGCAGCACGGTGGCGAAATTTTTGTTGAAAGTGACGGCTTGGATAAAGGCGCAACTTTTAAAGTAGTTTTGCCAGTTTTGTCCGCCACAGGCGGACGAATAAATTCGTGCCTACAAAAGTAATGAACATGTTTTCACTACTATCATTTTTTGCTTTTATTGTATATTTATATCTTGGGATTCATGCTTTAAGATTAGACCCAAAAGCAAAATTAAATAGGATATTTATGCTTTTGTGTTTAAGTTTTGCTGTCTGGGCTTTTGGTAATGTTTTCATGTTTCCTGCACCAAATAAAGAAGCATGCTGGTTATGGTTTAGAATTTCTTCATTTGGTTTCTGCACTTTCGCTGGAATAGTACTACATTTTGCACTGATATTGACCAAAAAAGGAATTCTATTAAAAAACTGGTGGATTTATTCTATTCTTTATCTCCCAGGAATTGTATTCCTTTGTAGGTCTTTAACTGGAGTTTTGCTTGCTAAAGATTTTATTCAACAAAGTTACGGCTGGCATTCCCTACTCCCAACTGAGTCTTTGTGGTTCCATGATTTTAATATCTATTATTCAAGTTATGTGATTACCTCTGCTATACTTACCTGGCAATGGGGTAGAAAAACAAAAATTGTTAGAGAGAAAAAGCAATCAAAAATTATTGTAATATTTACTATTATATCACTTATATTAGGTTCTTTGATTAATGTAGTTCTACCAGGTTTGAAAATCTATGTTTTGCCAGAAATAGCACCGGTTATGGTACTAATCTGGGCATTTGGAATCTGGTATGCTATAACAAAATATAAACTTATGGTTTTGACACCAGCAGTTGCTGCAGATGATATTTTAGGCACAGCAGTTGACCCGATAATTTTAATCAGTCCGGATGCAAAAATATTAACTGTGAATCAGGCAACATTAAATCTGCTTGGATATAAAGAAAACGAACTTATTGGTAAGCCAGCAGGAATACTTTTTGCAGAAGAAGAACTTTTATTCAAAGGAACTAAATGGGAAAAGTTATTAAAAGAAGAAGCAGTGCGGGATTATGATATGATCTATCAGACAAAAGTAGGTGAAAAGATTCCGGTAAGTTTTTCTGGTTCCGTAATGAGAGATAAAGATGATGAACTTATTGGTATTGTAGGTATCGCTCATGATATGAGAGAGACACTTGAACTACAACGAAAGGAACAAGAATTTGCTGCTGCTGCAGCAGCAGCAAAAGCAGAAGCAGAAAAAGCAGCAATAGCAAAAGTTGCTGGTGTTCTTGCACACGAAATGAACACACCACTTATGGGAATACTTGGCTTCGCAAGAGTAATAGAAAAAAGTAATATTTTAGAAGATCTGACATTAAAAGAAAATCTTACTACTATTCAGGAATTGGCATACAGATGTAGTGGGATTATAAAGAGAATGATTTCTCTTTACAAGGGAGAAACAAAACCTGAGATAGTACAACTAACCACGCAAGAACTGATACCTATTGTAGATAATGCGCTATCAATATTCGTTGGTGAGTTTGCGTTGAATAATATAGAAGTAATAAAAACCTATCAACCTGATAATTCTATTATTAGGATAGATAAGACCAGAATATCAGCTGTTTTTGAGAACCTTATATCAAATAGCATAAAGGCAATAGCGGAGGTTGGTGGTGATACGCTGGGTGGGAAGCTTTTTGTTAGTATATATCCCCAATTACACCCTTATGGTAAAAGAGTAACTGATTTAATAAAAGAAGGCGGTAAAACAGTTGTTATTGAATTTAAAGATACAGGAATTGGCATAGAAAAAGATAATTTAGGTAAAATTTTGTCGCTGTTTTTTTCATTATCAAAATCAGTTGTCAGCGGAACCGGGCTCGGGTTGTCAGTATGTGAAAGTATTGTAGAATCATTCGGTGGTGAAATACTTGTTGAAAGCGAAGGACTGAACAAAGGCGCAACATTCAAAGTTGTTTTACCAGTAACGTAAAAAATGAAAGCCACAGAATAACACAGAAAAACACAGAAAAAATAACCTGACAGGATTTACAGGATAAAACTTTAATTAAAATCATGTTAATCCCGTCAAAAAAAGTTTCTGTACATTTCTGTGGCTAAATACAAGAACCAAGTGGTGTAAGGAGGACACTCATATGGAGATAAAAAAACTGTTAATTGTAGACGATGACAGAATAATCTGCGGGCTTTTTAAATCTCTACTTGAACCGGACGGCTACGAAGTTACAACCACATTAAGTGGTAAGGAAGCAATAGAAAAAGCAAAAGTTCAAAAGTTTGATATTGTATTTATTGATGTTGTTATGCCTGAGATGGATGGTGTTCAGACACTAAAAGAATTACTAAAAATCACACCTTCAACGGTGTTTGTTATGATGACTGGTTTTGCAGTTGATGAAAAAATTCAAGAAGCGCTTTCATTAGGTGCGTTTGATTTTATCTATAAACCATTTGCAGATAAAGAAGTAAAAGTTGTATTTGATAAAATTGCAAAAAAGGAAAAATTGAAAAAGTTATAAAATGAAAACCACAGAAGACACTGAGAAAAACACAAAAAATATGGAAATAAAAAAAATACTCGTTGCAGATGACGAACTGGAAACATTGGAGTTATTGAAGTTTGCACTTGAACAAGCAGGTTATCAGGTGATACCGGTTACCAATGGGAAAGCACTTATAGAAAAAGCAGTTACAGAGAAACCTGACCTTTTAATAGTTGATTTAATGATGCCACAGATTGATGGTTTCACTGGAATTATTCTGCTAAGAAAAAATCCGGAACTGAAAGATATTCCGATAATTGTCTCCACTG contains:
- a CDS encoding ATP-binding protein, giving the protein VSKDYVDNIIKSMIDTLIVTDAKGKIKTVNQATLNLLGYEEEEIIGKPAGILFAEELLFKGTKWEKLLKEGSARDYQITYKTKTGEKIPVSFSGSIMRDKEGELIGIVGIAHDMRQIIALQEKEITAKAEAEKAAISRVSGVLAHEMNTPLMGILGLARILEKNIDLKESDLKENTVTIQQLTYKCSEIVKKIATLAKPVELKFDKISKNEFIDIVENALSVLRGSFQANQIEVIKSYTADEFTVKIDRNEMSSVFSNILTNSIKAMPDGGGKLTISISCHTERSEVSQKQDSSASPQNDFVEVVFKDTGKGIEKENLKKIFELYFSELKADIGGIGLGLSESQKIVKQHGGEIFVESDGLDKGATFKVVLPVLSATGGRINSCLQK
- a CDS encoding ATP-binding protein — encoded protein: MNMFSLLSFFAFIVYLYLGIHALRLDPKAKLNRIFMLLCLSFAVWAFGNVFMFPAPNKEACWLWFRISSFGFCTFAGIVLHFALILTKKGILLKNWWIYSILYLPGIVFLCRSLTGVLLAKDFIQQSYGWHSLLPTESLWFHDFNIYYSSYVITSAILTWQWGRKTKIVREKKQSKIIVIFTIISLILGSLINVVLPGLKIYVLPEIAPVMVLIWAFGIWYAITKYKLMVLTPAVAADDILGTAVDPIILISPDAKILTVNQATLNLLGYKENELIGKPAGILFAEEELLFKGTKWEKLLKEEAVRDYDMIYQTKVGEKIPVSFSGSVMRDKDDELIGIVGIAHDMRETLELQRKEQEFAAAAAAAKAEAEKAAIAKVAGVLAHEMNTPLMGILGFARVIEKSNILEDLTLKENLTTIQELAYRCSGIIKRMISLYKGETKPEIVQLTTQELIPIVDNALSIFVGEFALNNIEVIKTYQPDNSIIRIDKTRISAVFENLISNSIKAIAEVGGDTLGGKLFVSIYPQLHPYGKRVTDLIKEGGKTVVIEFKDTGIGIEKDNLGKILSLFFSLSKSVVSGTGLGLSVCESIVESFGGEILVESEGLNKGATFKVVLPVT
- a CDS encoding response regulator → MEIKKLLIVDDDRIICGLFKSLLEPDGYEVTTTLSGKEAIEKAKVQKFDIVFIDVVMPEMDGVQTLKELLKITPSTVFVMMTGFAVDEKIQEALSLGAFDFIYKPFADKEVKVVFDKIAKKEKLKKL
- a CDS encoding response regulator, producing the protein MKTTEDTEKNTKNMEIKKILVADDELETLELLKFALEQAGYQVIPVTNGKALIEKAVTEKPDLLIVDLMMPQIDGFTGIILLRKNPELKDIPIIVSTGYEQLKNLFMLHEVAKIQDFIAKPFMVETLLDKIKQIYGKE